A portion of the Acidihalobacter yilgarnensis genome contains these proteins:
- a CDS encoding proton-conducting transporter transmembrane domain-containing protein has product MDWLTGALLAVMPAGLLLAALPRAQATRHAALNTRNRVRWAALIALVAALAADLSFFLGARASLDLAGLPIPSMGFNLPFSIAVNTLTLALATLVSFVIVMIAQYSVQYLDGDPQQARFARLMAFTAGFFLLVVIAGNIGLFTLGIIATGFSLHRLLKFYGDRPKAVMAAHKKSIFSRTADICLVLATILIGHSVGSLQFDVISQFAKRTGSLPVSLQVAAWLIVGAMILKSAHFPFQGWLIQVMEAPTPVSALMHAGVVYSGAIIALRTSPLLVREPDALLFLGAVGLLTVVIASLVMTTQTTIKSMLAWSTTAQLGFMSLELGLGLFPLALLHLIGHSLYKAHAFLSSGSVTDQLRQVPPGGKKIPSMGFWMVAVALGVIISGGSAWIFGENPVRDPVWIALVVIVAVAVSQILVKSFQFDALADRIMALGVAASMGLLYLILHTLFVWGFAGDMAIPAESGTDAYLGLVVLSAVSFLLLSWLQGPGRAQLSQGLQMALFTHLYNGLYVDYWVDQFSHGFWSEKVGIELPRKNLALESMQSIARNQEDPTNSGGA; this is encoded by the coding sequence ATGGATTGGCTCACCGGCGCTTTGCTGGCGGTGATGCCTGCGGGGCTGCTCTTGGCGGCCCTGCCACGGGCACAAGCCACCCGTCACGCGGCTTTGAACACCCGCAATCGGGTTCGTTGGGCGGCGCTCATCGCGCTCGTGGCAGCCCTGGCTGCTGATCTGAGCTTCTTCCTGGGTGCGCGGGCCAGTCTTGATCTAGCTGGTCTGCCCATTCCAAGCATGGGCTTTAACTTGCCCTTTTCCATTGCCGTCAACACCCTGACCCTAGCCCTAGCCACCTTGGTGTCCTTCGTCATTGTCATGATTGCCCAATACAGCGTGCAATATTTGGACGGAGATCCCCAACAGGCACGCTTTGCCCGTTTGATGGCCTTCACGGCCGGATTTTTTCTGCTGGTGGTGATTGCCGGCAATATCGGCCTCTTCACTTTGGGGATCATCGCCACGGGCTTTAGCCTGCACCGCTTGCTCAAGTTCTATGGTGATCGTCCCAAGGCCGTCATGGCTGCGCACAAGAAGTCGATCTTCAGTCGGACGGCAGATATCTGTCTGGTGCTGGCCACCATCTTAATTGGTCACAGCGTCGGGAGTTTGCAGTTCGATGTCATCAGTCAGTTCGCGAAACGGACGGGGAGCCTACCCGTTTCCCTGCAGGTGGCAGCTTGGTTAATCGTTGGGGCGATGATTCTGAAGAGTGCGCACTTTCCCTTCCAGGGTTGGCTGATTCAGGTCATGGAGGCACCCACGCCCGTCTCTGCTCTCATGCATGCCGGCGTGGTCTACAGCGGTGCCATTATCGCCCTACGTACAAGCCCGCTTCTTGTCCGAGAGCCCGATGCGTTGCTCTTTCTAGGTGCGGTTGGACTCCTGACGGTGGTCATCGCTTCTTTGGTCATGACTACCCAGACGACTATCAAGTCCATGCTGGCCTGGTCCACCACGGCGCAGTTGGGCTTTATGTCTCTGGAATTGGGGCTTGGACTCTTCCCCTTGGCGCTCCTGCACCTGATCGGACACTCCCTGTACAAAGCTCACGCCTTCCTGTCCTCGGGCAGTGTCACGGATCAGCTGCGGCAGGTGCCGCCAGGGGGGAAAAAGATCCCCAGTATGGGCTTCTGGATGGTGGCGGTAGCCCTCGGGGTGATCATCTCCGGCGGCAGTGCCTGGATTTTTGGGGAGAACCCGGTCCGTGATCCTGTCTGGATTGCTCTGGTCGTCATCGTGGCGGTGGCGGTTTCCCAAATTCTGGTCAAGAGCTTCCAGTTCGATGCCCTAGCCGATCGCATCATGGCCTTGGGAGTCGCAGCGAGCATGGGTTTGCTCTACCTCATTCTGCACACCCTCTTCGTCTGGGGCTTTGCCGGGGATATGGCGATCCCAGCGGAATCTGGCACTGATGCTTACCTGGGGCTCGTGGTGCTATCAGCTGTCAGTTTCCTGCTCCTCAGTTGGCTGCAGGGCCCAGGCCGCGCCCAATTGTCCCAAGGTCTGCAGATGGCTCTCTTTACCCACCTTTATAACGGTCTGTATGTGGATTACTGGGTAGATCAATTCTCTCATGGCTTCTGGTCGGAGAAGGTGGGCATTGAGCTCCCCCGCAAAAATCTGGCACTGGAATCCATGCAGTCCATAGCGCGGAATCAGGAAGACCCCACCAATTCAGGAGGTGCCTAA
- a CDS encoding PDC sensor domain-containing protein produces MAVFPNEHSNGSSGSTEAGMSGYATQKEHLSSVVTRQRELLMNLLYEPLRQVSMRCGQELTESIKPRDTRTALDTFLTEAFPSVPYCKYLYAMDRDGMQISSSMSREGLITKHFGRDRSDRPYMREALSVPCFLDKQRETHYQQWPYTEEGVLAADFLLCGAYISEHALRPSMTVVYFVRDAQGKHIGFMGADFALRDLPQSHQIYEEPRRTRHFVGDSSDTIALAGNARRNSKLDENIDVVSSVIDELMLFHGVHHVKLHFSSGQTILWQIDDPYRYRLMTVENLVDPDSCLAYPKRSYPENALIAPDDIRRILNRMKRLRNSNDLLYLLTGSVNIYNGMVGVGFSSGSSHYVPHEDFLKTDLSLWTANSPHQSP; encoded by the coding sequence ATGGCAGTATTTCCTAACGAACACAGCAATGGCAGCTCCGGCTCAACTGAAGCCGGGATGTCCGGCTATGCTACCCAAAAAGAACATCTCTCCAGCGTCGTAACGCGGCAGAGAGAGCTGCTGATGAATCTTCTTTATGAGCCGCTGCGCCAAGTTAGCATGCGATGTGGTCAGGAGTTGACTGAGAGTATCAAGCCTCGGGATACAAGAACAGCATTGGATACTTTTTTGACGGAGGCTTTCCCCTCGGTTCCATATTGCAAATATCTCTATGCAATGGACAGAGATGGGATGCAAATCAGTTCCAGCATGAGTCGAGAAGGCTTGATCACGAAGCATTTCGGCCGCGATCGTTCGGACCGGCCTTACATGCGTGAAGCATTGTCGGTGCCGTGTTTTTTAGATAAACAACGTGAGACGCACTATCAGCAGTGGCCCTATACAGAAGAAGGTGTGCTGGCAGCGGATTTTTTGTTGTGCGGTGCTTACATTAGTGAGCACGCATTAAGGCCATCGATGACAGTAGTTTATTTTGTGCGAGATGCGCAAGGCAAGCATATCGGCTTTATGGGTGCTGACTTTGCTTTGCGCGATTTACCACAGAGTCACCAGATATATGAAGAACCTCGACGGACCAGGCATTTTGTTGGCGACTCAAGCGATACTATTGCCTTGGCCGGTAATGCAAGACGGAACAGTAAGCTGGATGAAAATATAGACGTCGTGTCTAGTGTTATAGATGAACTTATGTTGTTTCATGGGGTGCACCATGTGAAGTTACATTTTTCGAGCGGCCAAACTATTCTCTGGCAGATCGATGATCCCTACCGATATCGCCTCATGACGGTGGAAAATCTCGTTGATCCAGATAGTTGTCTTGCTTACCCAAAGCGCTCGTATCCTGAAAATGCATTGATTGCCCCGGATGATATTCGCCGTATTCTTAACCGAATGAAAAGGTTACGTAACAGCAATGATTTGCTCTATTTGCTAACGGGTTCGGTGAATATTTATAACGGCATGGTAGGGGTTGGTTTTTCCTCGGGCAGTTCACACTATGTTCCCCATGAGGATTTCTTGAAAACTGATCTATCTCTCTGGACAGCAAATAGCCCGCATCAGTCGCCGTAG
- a CDS encoding YbcC family protein: MNAADKGSTEQLFDRVMRRIAPVWPLDSFVAVNPYWGFADQLFSEAAAQLQGTVGERVIMDRRWYADRVQNGKLPLPDILQAAESLGLSTDEEEWRDYLWGTSEPSMRLPTLPELLDRRGHASISQYVVEQISRFLAAYYDRGQSLWQFPKDAGMGLFGAWRQYTLMDRSLSPLGLKAIRPLLLHLSPDGAAARHWAVRTLGIPKVAEEAYLLVLLKSVNGWASWCRYLLWQAEMQGESHADLADLLAIRMVWEALLHQTARPKALERWHQQLQGWILADKSADAEDALRGEALLQASEIAYRRVVAASIRRRPAGKKIATTRPLVQAAFCIDVRSEVYRRHLESAMPSLETIGFAGFFGVMLDYRRQGDYAPRTQTPVLLNPQVHVEEQGLEPIFQRRFRRLRRSAEWKHFKLSAASCFSFVETAGLSYVGRLLADTLGWHRPSQPPDEAGLTAAERASLQCALPASMSLDERVAMAEFILTGLGLNQGVAPIVLLVGHGSSTTNNPHRAGLDCGACAGQTGEVNAKAAASLLNDPQVRQVLVAKGWDLDERCCFLPALHDTTTDRVEILGGLNDPRLDAQTLAEFRAAQEQAANLTRLERMSRLEPDLRDSQAVTQNMIFRGRDWSQVRPEWALAGNAAFIAAPRWRTREMNLAGRAFLHDYDAVKDPGFAVLTLIMTAPLVVANWINLQYYGSTVDNQRQGCGNKVLHNVVGGTLGVLEGNGGDLRIGLSEQSLRDSNSGLQHEPLRLSAFIEAPREEMDKIIEGNEILRQLVGNRWLSIQQISPEGAIYHRKATGQWIAI; encoded by the coding sequence ATGAATGCAGCAGACAAAGGATCCACAGAGCAACTTTTCGATCGGGTCATGCGCCGGATCGCGCCAGTCTGGCCCTTGGACAGTTTCGTCGCAGTCAACCCGTACTGGGGCTTCGCGGACCAGCTCTTTTCCGAGGCGGCTGCCCAGCTGCAGGGGACGGTAGGCGAGCGGGTGATTATGGATCGGCGCTGGTATGCCGATCGAGTCCAAAACGGCAAACTTCCCCTGCCGGACATTCTGCAGGCTGCGGAGAGCCTCGGTCTCAGTACGGACGAGGAGGAGTGGAGGGACTATCTCTGGGGGACCTCCGAGCCGTCCATGCGCCTGCCGACCTTGCCTGAACTCCTGGACCGGCGCGGGCACGCCTCTATCTCCCAGTATGTAGTGGAGCAGATCAGTCGATTTCTCGCCGCCTACTACGATCGCGGGCAATCCTTGTGGCAGTTCCCCAAGGACGCGGGCATGGGGCTCTTTGGCGCTTGGCGACAGTATACGCTGATGGATCGCAGTCTCTCGCCGCTGGGGCTAAAGGCCATCCGGCCGCTCTTACTGCACCTTTCTCCTGATGGCGCTGCGGCGCGGCACTGGGCGGTGCGGACGCTTGGGATACCCAAGGTTGCGGAAGAGGCCTATCTCCTGGTGCTGCTGAAATCCGTCAATGGCTGGGCCAGCTGGTGCCGGTATCTCCTCTGGCAGGCCGAAATGCAGGGAGAAAGTCACGCGGATCTGGCGGATTTGCTGGCTATTCGTATGGTATGGGAAGCACTCTTGCACCAGACGGCGCGCCCCAAGGCGCTGGAGCGCTGGCATCAGCAACTCCAGGGCTGGATTCTGGCTGACAAAAGCGCCGATGCGGAAGATGCTCTGCGCGGAGAGGCTTTGCTCCAGGCCTCGGAAATCGCCTACCGGCGTGTGGTGGCGGCCAGCATTCGCAGGCGTCCGGCAGGTAAGAAAATCGCTACGACACGTCCCTTAGTGCAGGCGGCCTTCTGCATCGATGTGCGCTCGGAGGTCTATCGTCGTCACCTGGAAAGTGCCATGCCCAGCCTAGAGACCATCGGCTTTGCGGGCTTCTTCGGGGTGATGCTGGACTATCGCCGACAGGGAGATTACGCGCCCAGAACCCAAACGCCGGTGCTGCTAAACCCGCAGGTCCATGTGGAAGAGCAGGGGTTGGAACCGATCTTTCAGCGTCGCTTCCGCCGCTTGCGTCGGAGTGCGGAGTGGAAGCATTTCAAGCTTTCAGCGGCTTCGTGCTTTTCCTTCGTCGAGACGGCAGGGTTGTCCTACGTTGGACGTCTACTCGCGGATACATTGGGTTGGCACCGCCCATCCCAGCCACCCGATGAGGCCGGACTCACGGCAGCGGAGCGAGCCAGTTTGCAGTGCGCCCTGCCCGCGTCTATGAGTCTTGACGAGCGCGTGGCAATGGCCGAGTTCATTCTCACGGGACTGGGCCTGAATCAGGGTGTGGCGCCCATCGTGCTCCTCGTCGGGCACGGCAGCTCCACTACCAACAATCCGCATCGGGCGGGCCTGGATTGCGGGGCTTGCGCAGGTCAGACGGGGGAAGTGAACGCCAAAGCGGCAGCTAGCCTCCTCAACGATCCACAGGTGCGGCAGGTTCTGGTGGCCAAGGGTTGGGATCTGGACGAACGATGCTGCTTTCTTCCGGCACTCCACGATACGACAACCGATCGTGTGGAAATCCTAGGAGGGTTGAACGATCCGCGGTTAGACGCCCAGACGCTCGCCGAATTTCGCGCGGCCCAGGAGCAGGCCGCCAATCTCACGCGTCTGGAGAGAATGTCGCGTCTGGAGCCAGACTTACGGGATTCTCAGGCCGTGACGCAAAATATGATTTTTCGCGGTCGAGATTGGTCTCAGGTTCGCCCGGAATGGGCCTTGGCGGGCAATGCCGCTTTCATAGCTGCACCCCGCTGGCGAACTCGCGAAATGAATCTCGCAGGGCGAGCATTTCTCCACGATTACGACGCCGTAAAAGATCCAGGCTTCGCTGTCCTTACCTTGATCATGACGGCTCCGCTGGTCGTGGCCAACTGGATCAACCTGCAGTACTACGGTTCGACGGTAGACAACCAACGTCAGGGCTGTGGCAACAAGGTATTGCATAACGTCGTGGGCGGTACACTCGGTGTTCTTGAAGGCAATGGCGGCGACCTGCGCATCGGTCTGTCGGAGCAGTCCCTGCGCGATAGTAACAGCGGTCTGCAGCATGAACCCCTGCGTCTATCGGCTTTTATTGAAGCGCCGAGAGAGGAAATGGACAAAATTATTGAGGGTAATGAAATATTGCGACAACTCGTAGGTAACCGTTGGCTCAGTATCCAGCAGATTTCTCCAGAAGGGGCGATCTACCACCGGAAAGCCACCGGGCAGTGGATCGCGATTTAG
- a CDS encoding LysR family transcriptional regulator has translation MIKITLRQLDILQAVARCGSFSRASKEVHLTQPAVSMQIKQMEGVLGTALFEYDGKKIQLTEAGYETLRSAEAVMRELANLEQSLADLKGLKGGTLTVSAASTASVFAARLMAMFRDLHPDVQLSLNVVNREALLRHLSENTSDLALMGTPPEGLALSARAFMENPLVIVAAPNHPLSQVADIPVARLIKEPLVVREQGSGTRSALENFLIQQRLPFRPAMEMNKNEAIKQAVEAGLGVGLVSLHTVQAELASGLLCVLDVVNFPLKRQWYLVQREGKRLSAAAQAFSELVLEQAERAWLAPLRKANATQPT, from the coding sequence ATGATTAAAATTACCCTCCGCCAACTCGATATTCTCCAGGCCGTGGCCCGCTGCGGAAGCTTCTCGCGCGCTAGTAAAGAGGTTCATCTCACACAGCCGGCCGTTTCGATGCAGATCAAGCAGATGGAGGGGGTTCTCGGTACCGCCCTGTTCGAGTACGACGGTAAAAAGATCCAGCTCACCGAGGCCGGCTACGAAACCTTGCGCAGCGCCGAGGCAGTGATGCGCGAACTGGCCAATCTCGAACAATCGTTAGCCGACCTAAAGGGCCTGAAGGGCGGCACACTCACGGTTTCCGCGGCCAGCACGGCGAGCGTCTTCGCTGCGCGGCTGATGGCCATGTTCCGCGACCTGCACCCGGACGTGCAGCTGAGCCTGAACGTGGTCAACCGCGAGGCCCTACTGCGGCACCTAAGCGAGAACACCAGCGATCTCGCGCTCATGGGAACGCCGCCGGAGGGGCTGGCGTTGAGCGCCCGGGCGTTCATGGAAAACCCGCTGGTCATCGTGGCCGCACCCAATCACCCGTTGTCGCAGGTAGCCGACATTCCCGTGGCCCGTCTGATCAAGGAGCCACTGGTGGTGCGCGAGCAGGGTTCTGGCACGCGCAGCGCCCTGGAAAATTTCTTAATCCAGCAGCGACTACCGTTCAGGCCGGCGATGGAGATGAACAAGAACGAGGCCATCAAACAGGCCGTGGAGGCAGGGCTGGGGGTAGGTTTGGTGTCGTTGCATACCGTGCAGGCGGAACTGGCCTCTGGCTTGCTGTGCGTGCTGGACGTCGTGAATTTCCCGCTCAAGCGGCAGTGGTATCTCGTGCAGAGGGAAGGCAAGCGGCTGAGTGCTGCGGCGCAGGCGTTTTCGGAACTGGTGTTGGAGCAGGCGGAACGGGCGTGGCTCGCGCCGCTGCGCAAGGCAAATGCGACACAGCCCACCTGA
- a CDS encoding DUF6671 family protein, whose amino-acid sequence MTLVSGHEDGSKICVTTTQHMVCEVIPMSSSEISLTSYAGQQVALLTQHGKEQVVSSVMNDALGCKVEHVSDYDTDLLGTFARDIPRAGTQIEAARRKARIGMEIAGLSLGLASEGSFGPDPFAGIFPWNVEFLIFIDDLRGIEVVGVTQGKANNAHHLAENWAAAEMFAREAGFPTHHLILRPEGEGDPRIRKGITNWPELEIAYVWAARQSASGRVFLEVDLRAHANPTRMDNIRLAAEDLVKKLRSQCPACGTPGFWVVERVEGLPCGDCGAPTREVRAEIHGCLKCEHRIIRERPLNHYADPGRCDYCNP is encoded by the coding sequence GTGACACTGGTCTCCGGGCATGAGGATGGTTCGAAGATATGCGTTACTACTACACAGCATATGGTCTGCGAGGTGATTCCAATGAGTTCGTCTGAAATCAGCCTCACCTCTTATGCGGGGCAGCAGGTCGCGCTACTCACTCAGCACGGTAAAGAGCAGGTAGTTTCCTCAGTAATGAATGACGCATTGGGTTGCAAGGTGGAGCATGTGAGTGATTATGATACCGATCTCCTTGGCACCTTCGCGCGCGATATTCCGCGTGCGGGCACACAGATTGAGGCGGCGCGAAGGAAGGCTCGGATTGGTATGGAGATCGCTGGTTTGTCGCTGGGATTGGCGAGCGAGGGTTCTTTTGGGCCTGACCCATTCGCGGGAATATTTCCTTGGAATGTGGAATTCTTGATTTTTATTGATGACTTACGCGGAATCGAAGTAGTTGGTGTGACACAGGGCAAAGCGAATAACGCTCATCACCTAGCGGAAAACTGGGCAGCCGCTGAGATGTTCGCCCGCGAGGCTGGTTTCCCCACGCATCATCTGATACTGAGGCCAGAAGGTGAGGGCGATCCACGTATTCGCAAGGGGATAACCAATTGGCCAGAACTTGAAATCGCCTACGTTTGGGCGGCCAGGCAGTCGGCAAGCGGTCGTGTATTTCTTGAGGTTGATTTGCGTGCCCACGCCAATCCCACGCGTATGGACAACATCCGACTTGCAGCTGAGGATTTGGTGAAGAAGCTTCGCTCCCAATGTCCTGCCTGCGGTACACCTGGATTCTGGGTTGTCGAACGAGTCGAAGGACTACCTTGTGGTGACTGCGGGGCGCCAACTCGGGAGGTACGCGCAGAGATCCATGGCTGTCTCAAGTGCGAACATCGGATCATACGCGAGCGTCCCTTGAATCACTACGCGGACCCGGGTCGCTGCGACTACTGTAACCCCTGA
- a CDS encoding peptidylprolyl isomerase: MTLLINGIEINERAINVESAYHDHPDIAERQHQAALALVIRSLLLQEATTQKIDEPDPPHGDTGEDEDEAHEDGLIRTLLAREVRTPEADEQSCRTYYAANTERFREPDAYEVSHILVVALPDDEPARASARQRAQICLDALLADPSGFAAAALATSACPSASNGGSLGYISRGQTVPEFEADLACMSVGRIHSKLVESRYGFHIVRLDERIHGQQLPFVAVHARIAAYLTESVYRRAVSQYIQHLAARADIQGIDLRIDTLQ, from the coding sequence ATGACCCTGCTCATCAATGGCATCGAAATAAACGAACGCGCGATCAACGTCGAATCCGCATACCACGATCACCCCGACATCGCCGAACGCCAGCATCAGGCCGCCCTCGCATTGGTCATCCGCTCGCTGCTGTTGCAAGAAGCCACAACGCAGAAAATCGACGAACCGGACCCGCCGCACGGAGACACGGGGGAAGATGAAGACGAAGCCCATGAGGACGGCCTGATCAGAACCCTGCTCGCGCGCGAGGTGCGCACACCGGAGGCCGATGAACAAAGCTGCCGCACCTATTACGCGGCCAACACCGAGCGCTTTCGCGAACCCGACGCCTACGAGGTCTCGCACATCCTGGTGGTGGCCCTGCCGGATGACGAACCCGCACGCGCCAGCGCCCGGCAACGGGCACAAATCTGCCTCGATGCCCTGCTCGCCGATCCGTCAGGTTTCGCCGCGGCCGCCCTTGCAACCTCCGCCTGCCCATCGGCATCGAATGGCGGTAGCCTCGGGTACATCTCACGCGGCCAGACCGTGCCCGAATTCGAGGCAGACCTCGCGTGCATGAGCGTCGGCCGAATCCACTCGAAACTGGTCGAATCCCGCTACGGCTTCCATATCGTCCGCCTCGACGAACGCATCCACGGGCAACAACTGCCATTCGTGGCCGTGCATGCCCGCATCGCCGCCTACCTCACCGAGTCCGTCTACCGCCGCGCTGTCTCCCAATACATCCAGCACCTCGCGGCAAGGGCCGACATCCAGGGTATCGACCTGCGGATCGACACCCTGCAATAA
- the bioA gene encoding adenosylmethionine--8-amino-7-oxononanoate transaminase — MAGGTQKPGTSETRPRGDVEATGSQSTESWWADALAFERDHLWHPYATMINPAPPWPVASAEGVRLKLADGRELIDGMASWWAVIHGYNHPRLNRALEEQLKRMAHVMFGGLTHPTAIDLARRLVALTPDPLEKVFLCDSGSVSVEVAIKMAIQYWQARGRSSKHRLLALAGGYHGDTFAAMSVCDPSVGMHHLFKGVLPQQFFAPRPRCRFGEPWDPDDITEFAHLIEEHADALAAVILEPIIQGAGGMWFYHPEYLRQVRALCDVHDVLLITDEIATGFGRTGKLFACEHADIVPDILCLGKALTGGYLTLAATLTTTEVAETISRGGAGCFMHGPTFMANPLACAVATASIDLLCESGWQCRVQNIEQQLRAELTACAKLPGVRDVRVLGATGVVEMHNPVDPSWLTQRFVEAGIWLRPFDRLIYMMPPYVIEPQDLSSMTSAVRCVLAEMGR; from the coding sequence ATGGCAGGAGGGACTCAAAAGCCAGGAACTTCGGAAACTCGGCCGCGCGGTGACGTCGAGGCTACTGGTTCGCAGTCGACGGAGTCTTGGTGGGCCGACGCGCTGGCCTTCGAGCGCGATCATCTTTGGCACCCCTACGCCACGATGATCAATCCGGCGCCGCCTTGGCCCGTGGCTTCCGCCGAGGGGGTCCGCTTGAAACTGGCCGATGGGCGTGAACTGATCGACGGTATGGCTTCGTGGTGGGCTGTGATCCACGGCTATAATCATCCCCGGCTCAACCGCGCGCTGGAAGAGCAGCTCAAGCGTATGGCGCATGTCATGTTCGGGGGCCTGACCCACCCGACGGCCATCGATTTGGCGCGCCGGCTGGTGGCGTTGACACCCGATCCGCTCGAGAAAGTCTTCCTGTGCGATTCAGGCTCGGTATCAGTGGAAGTGGCCATCAAAATGGCGATCCAGTACTGGCAGGCGCGGGGGCGGTCAAGCAAGCACCGGTTGCTAGCGCTCGCTGGGGGCTATCACGGCGACACCTTCGCCGCCATGTCGGTGTGCGATCCGAGCGTCGGCATGCACCATTTGTTCAAAGGAGTGCTCCCGCAGCAGTTCTTTGCACCGCGGCCCCGCTGCCGGTTCGGCGAGCCATGGGATCCAGACGACATCACCGAATTCGCGCATTTGATCGAAGAGCATGCGGATGCGCTCGCGGCGGTAATTCTGGAGCCCATCATCCAAGGAGCGGGCGGCATGTGGTTCTACCATCCTGAATACCTGCGGCAGGTGCGTGCCCTGTGTGACGTGCATGACGTGTTGTTGATCACAGACGAGATCGCTACTGGCTTCGGCCGCACCGGCAAGCTATTTGCCTGTGAACACGCGGACATCGTTCCGGACATTCTCTGCTTAGGTAAGGCACTGACCGGTGGCTACTTGACTCTGGCCGCCACTCTGACCACCACCGAGGTGGCCGAGACCATTTCTCGCGGTGGTGCCGGCTGCTTCATGCACGGACCGACATTCATGGCCAACCCTCTCGCCTGCGCGGTGGCTACAGCGAGCATTGACCTGTTGTGTGAGTCTGGCTGGCAGTGCAGGGTACAAAATATCGAACAGCAGCTGCGTGCTGAACTTACCGCGTGCGCCAAACTCCCTGGTGTGCGTGACGTGCGGGTGCTCGGCGCAACGGGTGTAGTCGAGATGCACAATCCCGTGGACCCGAGCTGGCTGACACAGCGCTTCGTCGAGGCTGGAATCTGGCTACGGCCTTTTGACCGTTTGATTTATATGATGCCACCCTATGTGATCGAGCCGCAGGATCTGTCAAGTATGACGAGCGCAGTGCGGTGCGTATTGGCTGAAATGGGGCGCTAA
- a CDS encoding LysR family transcriptional regulator, protein MKNLQPTSLLRHVTFRQLQIFAAAIRNGSFTKAADELFLAQPTISIQMKKLGEVVGLPLFEQIGRNIRPTDVGQDLFVACQELFRTFENLDTQIADRKGLRRGKLRLGVVTTAKYIAPEILAAFGERYPGLQFAMKVSNRDEIITRIQNNEDDLYIMGQVPDDEVDVEAIPFAHNPITVMAHRAHPLTLEPTPLPLAAIAEVPFLAREPGSGTRHAYLRLFAEKGLKPDIVMELGSNEAIKHAVASGLGISILSIHSLALEGTSGPIQILDVEGFPILRKWYLVYPSGKRLSLTAQKFLEFSTSQGDFITRRLVDLWPDLSRYL, encoded by the coding sequence ATGAAAAATCTCCAGCCCACATCGCTCCTGCGGCACGTCACCTTCCGTCAGTTGCAAATATTCGCTGCGGCCATTCGCAACGGGAGTTTCACCAAGGCAGCGGACGAGCTTTTCCTGGCGCAACCCACGATTTCCATTCAGATGAAGAAATTGGGAGAGGTCGTTGGCCTTCCTCTCTTTGAGCAGATTGGTCGGAATATCCGACCTACCGATGTCGGCCAGGATCTTTTCGTGGCGTGTCAGGAGTTATTCCGCACCTTCGAGAATCTCGACACGCAAATTGCCGATCGCAAAGGGCTGCGCCGAGGTAAATTGCGTCTTGGGGTCGTTACCACCGCAAAATACATCGCACCGGAAATATTGGCCGCCTTTGGTGAGCGTTATCCGGGTCTTCAGTTCGCCATGAAGGTCAGCAATCGTGACGAGATCATCACGCGCATACAGAACAATGAAGACGATCTCTACATCATGGGGCAAGTGCCAGATGATGAAGTGGATGTGGAAGCCATTCCCTTTGCCCACAATCCAATCACGGTCATGGCGCATCGTGCTCATCCTCTTACCCTTGAACCCACGCCACTGCCTCTGGCGGCCATAGCTGAGGTGCCTTTTCTCGCTCGCGAGCCCGGTTCCGGTACCCGTCATGCCTATCTTAGGCTTTTTGCGGAAAAGGGTCTAAAACCTGATATCGTCATGGAATTGGGCAGTAATGAGGCCATCAAGCACGCTGTTGCAAGCGGCTTGGGCATTTCCATCCTTTCCATCCATTCTCTAGCTCTGGAGGGGACGAGCGGACCCATCCAGATTTTGGATGTGGAAGGCTTTCCAATTCTCCGCAAATGGTATTTGGTCTATCCCAGCGGCAAGCGCCTGTCCCTGACCGCCCAGAAGTTCCTGGAATTCTCCACCTCCCAGGGTGACTTCATCACCCGTCGCCTGGTGGATTTGTGGCCGGATTTGTCCCGATATCTGTGA